A region of the Falco biarmicus isolate bFalBia1 chromosome 10, bFalBia1.pri, whole genome shotgun sequence genome:
AAGCATGGCTGCGTGACGAGGCCGGAGTTTGTCCCTTTGGGTGCTCTTCTGAGGGGGAAGGCCGGCTGTAGCCCAGGCCTGTCCATGTAAGTAAATTAACGGGGAGAAGGACGgtggcaggcagctgtgggacTTGCTCATGATACTGGTGCTGGCACCACCGTACTAGGACTGACTCACCTGTATTGGCAGGTTTATTGCCGTTTCAATCCCACTGAACTACAACCGGCGACAAATCGACCTGCGGCAGTTGATCCTTATATCCACCACCTGGATATTTGCCTTTGCTGTAGCATCCCCAGTCATATTTGGCCTCAACAACGTCCCAAACCGGGACCCCAGTTTGTGTCAGCTGGAGGATGACAACTACATTGTGTACTCCTCCATCTGCTCCTTCTTCATCCCTTGCCCCGTCATGCTGGTGCTGTACTGCGCCATGTTCCAAGGACTCAAGCGCTGGGAAGAAGCCCGGAAGGCCAAGCTAAGGGGCGGCATCTATGGGGCCAACAGGAGGCTGTACCACCCCTCGGCCCTTACGGAGGGAGAGCAGACCGGACTGGGGCCGGAGAAGCGCAACCCCTACGCCTGCTCCGAGCACCCTGGGGACTATGTGATGAGCAATGGGATCCAGACTGTCTCCTACCCACACCTCAAGTACCCACACCCGGGACACGGTCGGAAGCAGGCCAAGATCAACGGCCGGGAGCGGAAGGCCATGCGGGTGCTGCCCGTCGTCGTCGGTGAGTCGCAGTCGGTGGTGGCTGGGGAAGGTGGGGAACGTGCCGTGCTGTCCTGTGGCCGGGTTCAGTCTGGCAGGACTTGTTTGAACCCACTGAAGCAGACACAGGCTTTGTGGGCTCCGCTACCAGGAGCCACACTGCCCGGGCACGGGGGCTGGGACAGCGGTGAGAGGTGGCTCGCTGAGAACCATGCTTTATCCTCGCTGCTGGAGGCGAGGGTGAGCTAAAAGCCACCTCCCTCTTGCTCCACCTCCCCAGTGCCGTCTCTTTggttctccttcctctccatcACGTGTGGACTCGTTTTAACACCCACCCTCCTCTTGTTCCTGTGGAACAGCCTGGTTGTGGCTTAAGACCTGCTGTAGCCATCTCTCATCGTAAGGGGACGTTTATCCAGCAAAAGTCTCGGTGCCCCCTTGagcctcagtgccagggaactCCACCCATGGGAAGGGATGTATGTACGGTGTTTATAATCCAGCCTTTGCTTCAAGGCAAACCTGTGACTCCTGAGATCTTAAATGTGAATCCAAAACAACGCGTAACTTCAGACTTTTTGTCACTGTTGAGGACAAGAGACATCCTAAATCTTTTCTCTGGGCCTAAGCCCAGCTCTACATGTcagcacttctgctgctttttccctgaACTGTCCGTGCTGTCTCCATTCTTGTTTGGCCCAGGCTGTGTTTGTTAAATAAAACCCTTTTTAACATTCACATCACTTTCTCTCTTTAATGTCCTTCTGGCAGgtgctttcctcttctgctggACACCTTTTTTTGTGGTCCACATTACCAGGGCGCTCTGCAAGTCCTGCGCCATTCCCACTCAAGTCACCAGCACTGTCACTTGGCTGGGTTACGTCAACAGTGCTCTCAACCCCATCATTTACACCATGTTCAACGCAGAGTTCAGGAACTTCTTCCGCAAAGTCTTGCACCTCTTCTGCTGAGCCCACCGGAACTGGCGGGGAGAAGGAACAGTCAGGCTGGTTTTTGTATAGTTCATTAAAGATCTATTTCTGCCTAAGGTCTGCTGTCTTTgttgggaggagggaaggaggagaggcgGCAGCCAAAGGCTGCTGGTTCCCAGCTCCTTGTAATAGGCGTTACGGGTGAGCCCTGGTGGATGCAGCTCGGATACTCTCCCTGCTGGAAGCTGCAGGCGTAGCCGCTGCTACAGCACTTGGTGCTTGACACAAGCGGCAAGAGACGCCACAAGACAGCAGGGACGGTTCTCAGGACAGCTCTTGCTTCGGGTTTAGGTGTTCAGTCTGGGCTGGACTTCTCTTAACTGTTACTACGCAAAGAAAAACACCCCTCGTGGTGTgaagctggcagctgctctggccCCGAGACCTGCAGACAAGttccctgctctccccccagCACTGTCTCCCCACCATTTGAGCCACAAGGGCAAACCGAGCTCACAGTGCTGGGACACAGCGAGTGGCTCCCGCGCTCGGCTGCCCCCTTCCCCCTGGCAGAGAAGCCCCAGGGGTGCCGGAAAGGGCAAGTGCAGTCACTCACCCCTCCTCGGCCCCCTTCAGAAGTGGCTCAGTGTAGAGCTTTAGCCTGGCAGAGACTGATGAGAATCATtaatacttatttattttttgcattattttacaCACAggctctgctgtcctgctgcttgtgctgctttcagctggctCTGGGCCTGCCCTGGACTCTtctggctgctggggtggcagtAGCAGGGCTGTGAGGTAACAGACAGGAGTCTGGGGGGAAAAGGCTGGTAAGCTCATTTCTCAGGCATTCACATGCTGGATGAGGGTCTGTCCCTTTGTTCTCTGAGGCTGAAGAGGGAACAAAATTATTCTTGCACAAAATGGCAATCATCTGAGTAATGGCTTCTGAGTAGGGCTGTTGCTTTCCAAGGGGGAATTtgtttgcttaaaaacaaaaggagagaaaaatgtacATGCGGGAGGTCTTAAGCTTTTCTTTCACTAAGAATTACAATTGTGCAATCAATTTACCATTAACAAACGTACCCAATTCCCACAGCGACGATGATGATGTGCATATGCATTTCTGAGTTCTGTGTTCGCTGCTGCGTTGGGGCGCAGCTGCCCCGGATACAAGGCTCCGATGGGAAGCTGCCCGAGAGCCCTAATCACAGGTGAGTCACACCTAGCATTTTTTCACTTAGGAAAGTTGCTCCACTCTCtcccaaatatttttcccttaaaaGGTGCAGTACAGCCCCAATTCAGGCAGTACGCAAAGCTCAGCGATGCTCAGCCACGAGCTGTTTAACACGGATGCTGCCTTTGTGTGTGCCGCTACTCAGTCCCCTACAGGAGCAGGAGGCCTGGCCAGCTGGAGGACCCACCCTCTTGGCTCTCCTCTTCACGCTGTGTACTCGTCCCTGAACCACCTGGCGCTCGGCCCCTCAAACCAGCGCAGCCGCCCAGGGACGGTCTCCTGGAGAACACAGGTGAGCCACAGGGGCGAAGCAACAGGAACATTTTCCAGCAGAGCATCATCTGACATGGAGAGCGCAGCACCTCAGAGCCAGCCCTCGCTGCACCCCAATGCCAGACGCTGCCATCTCACCCTCATCTCTTTGCAAAGCAACTCGATCCACGGATTCTCTGGGCTGCGACTTGGGGGCCTCCGGGGCCTCCTCTGAGAACAGCACGTGCTGGGAGGCGCCAGCGCTACACCGGGTTTGGGCTGAGGCAGCCGCGCTGCTCGCTGCCCTTCCAGCCCCACGCACCAGGCCCCCGCCGCCAGCACCGCCGAGAGCTCTGGCCTGCTCGAGGCTGCTG
Encoded here:
- the DRD4 gene encoding D(4) dopamine receptor, which gives rise to MGNGSAGAPPGNGTELPPAGGHNVAALVLGIVLILLIVGGNGLVCLSVCTERALKTTTNYFIVSLAVADLLLALLVLPLYVYSEFQGGVWSLSTVLCDALMTMDVMLCTASIFNLCAISVDRFIAVSIPLNYNRRQIDLRQLILISTTWIFAFAVASPVIFGLNNVPNRDPSLCQLEDDNYIVYSSICSFFIPCPVMLVLYCAMFQGLKRWEEARKAKLRGGIYGANRRLYHPSALTEGEQTGLGPEKRNPYACSEHPGDYVMSNGIQTVSYPHLKYPHPGHGRKQAKINGRERKAMRVLPVVVGAFLFCWTPFFVVHITRALCKSCAIPTQVTSTVTWLGYVNSALNPIIYTMFNAEFRNFFRKVLHLFC